A window of the Oryzias melastigma strain HK-1 linkage group LG11, ASM292280v2, whole genome shotgun sequence genome harbors these coding sequences:
- the LOC112136794 gene encoding polypyrimidine tract-binding protein 1 isoform X2 — protein sequence MCSGRGVPRPLAGTCCFAVPCCAMDGVHQDITVGTKRGSDELFSSVSNGPYIMNTTANGNDSKKFKGDLRGPNVPSRVLHIRKLPIDITETEVISLGLPFGDVTNLLMLKAKNQAFLEMNSEEAAQNMVGYYSTVMPVIRQQPVFVQFSNHKELKTDNSPNQERAQAALRALNSSHVDTAALVVAPSSVLRVVVENLLYPVTLDALCQIFSKFGTVLRIIVFTKNNQFQALLQYAEGASAQAAKVSLDGQNIYNGCCTLRISFSKLTTLNVKYNNDKSRDFTRPDLPSGDSQPTMEHHAMATAFGPGIISAAPYTGATHAFQPAFALQPAVSSHYAGLTVPTLPGTLASLTLPAAARLGFPAIPAGHSVLLVSNLNPERVTPHCLFILFGVYGDVMRVKILFNKKENALVQMSDSTQAQLAMSHLNGQRLHGRPLRITLSKHTSVQLPREGHEDQGLTKDYSSSPLHRFKKPGSKNYSNIFPPSATLHLSNIPPSVVEEDLKMLFSSSGAVVKAFKFFQKDHKMALIQMGSVEEAIECLIQLHNHDLGENHHLRVSFSKSSI from the exons agAGGATCCGACGAGCTTTTCTCCAGCGTCTCCAACGGCCCGTATATCATGAACACCACAG CCAATGGCAATGACAGCAAGAAGTTCAAAGGTGACTTGAGGGGTCCCAACGTGCCGTCCAGGGTCCTGCACATACGCAAGCTCCCCATCGACATCACAGAGACCGAGGTCATCAGCCTCGGCTTGCCTTTCGGCGACGTCACCAACCTGCTGATGCTGAAAGCCAAAaaccag GCCTTCTTGGAGATGAACTCAGAAGAAGCAGCTCAGAACATGGTGGGCTATTACTCCACAGTGATGCCGGTTATCAGACAACAACCAGTCTTTGTCCAGTTCTCCAACCACAAGGAGCTCAAAACGGACAACTCCCCCAACCAGGAG AGGGCCCAGGCGGCTCTCCGGGCCCTGAACTCGTCTCACGTGGACACTGCGGCGCTGGTGGTGGCTCCCAGCTCCGTGCTGAGGGTGGTGGTGGAGAATCTGCTGTACCCCGTCACCCTGGACGCCCTCTGCCAG ATCTTCTCAAAGTTCGGCACCGTGCTGAGGATCATCGTTTTCACCAAGAACAACCAGTTCCAGGCTCTGCTGCAGTACGCAGAGGGGGCGTCGGCTCAGGCAGCCAAAGTG TCTCTGGATGGGCAAAACATCTACAACGGCTGCTGCACTCTGAGGATCAGCTTCTCCAAGCTGACGACCCTCAACGTGAAATACAACAACGACAAGAGCCGCGACTTCACCAGGCCGGACCTGCCGTCTGGAGACAGCCAGCCCACGATGGAGCACCACGCCATGGCCACAGCCTTTG GTCCTGGTATCATCTCAGCTGCACCGTACACTGGAGCAACTCACGCTTTCCAGCCAGCATTCGCTCTCCAGCCTGCAG TCTCCTCCCACTACGCAGGCCTGACGGTCCCCACTCTGCCCGGAACCCTGGCCTCTTTGACGCTCCCCGCTGCTGCCAGGCTGGGATTCCCGGCCATCCCTGCGGGACACTCTGTCCTGCTGGTCAGCAACCTTAACCCCGAG AGAGTTACGCCCCACTGCCTCTTTATTCTCTTCG GTGTTTACGGCGACGTGATGCGAGTGAAGATTCTCTTCAACAAGAAGGAGAACGCTCTGGTCCAGATGAGCGACAGCACCCAGGCTCAGCTAG CTATGAGCCACCTGAATGGTCAGCGGCTGCACGGGAGGCCTCTCCGCATCACTTTATCCAAACACACGAGCGTTCAGCTCCCCCGCGAAGGTCACGAGGACCAGGGTCTGACCAAAGACTACAGCAGCTCCCCCCTGCATCGCTTCAAAAAGCCCGGATCCAAGAACTATTCCAACATCTTCCCACCGTCGGCCACCTTGCACCTCTCCAACATCCC CCCCTCTGTGGTTGAAGAGGATCTGAAGATGCTGTTTTCCAGTTCAGGAGCTGTGGTTAAGGCCTTCAAGTTCTTTca GAAGGACCATAAGATGGCTCTGATCCAGATGGGCTCTGTGGAGGAGGCCATCGAGTGCCTCATCCAGCTCCACAACCATGACCTGGGAGAGAACCACCACCTGCGGGTCTCCTTCTCCAAGTCGTCTATCTGA
- the LOC112136794 gene encoding polypyrimidine tract-binding protein 1 isoform X1 — MCSGRGVPRPLAGTCCFAVPCCAMDGSVHQDITVGTKRGSDELFSSVSNGPYIMNTTANGNDSKKFKGDLRGPNVPSRVLHIRKLPIDITETEVISLGLPFGDVTNLLMLKAKNQAFLEMNSEEAAQNMVGYYSTVMPVIRQQPVFVQFSNHKELKTDNSPNQERAQAALRALNSSHVDTAALVVAPSSVLRVVVENLLYPVTLDALCQIFSKFGTVLRIIVFTKNNQFQALLQYAEGASAQAAKVSLDGQNIYNGCCTLRISFSKLTTLNVKYNNDKSRDFTRPDLPSGDSQPTMEHHAMATAFGPGIISAAPYTGATHAFQPAFALQPAVSSHYAGLTVPTLPGTLASLTLPAAARLGFPAIPAGHSVLLVSNLNPERVTPHCLFILFGVYGDVMRVKILFNKKENALVQMSDSTQAQLAMSHLNGQRLHGRPLRITLSKHTSVQLPREGHEDQGLTKDYSSSPLHRFKKPGSKNYSNIFPPSATLHLSNIPPSVVEEDLKMLFSSSGAVVKAFKFFQKDHKMALIQMGSVEEAIECLIQLHNHDLGENHHLRVSFSKSSI; from the exons agAGGATCCGACGAGCTTTTCTCCAGCGTCTCCAACGGCCCGTATATCATGAACACCACAG CCAATGGCAATGACAGCAAGAAGTTCAAAGGTGACTTGAGGGGTCCCAACGTGCCGTCCAGGGTCCTGCACATACGCAAGCTCCCCATCGACATCACAGAGACCGAGGTCATCAGCCTCGGCTTGCCTTTCGGCGACGTCACCAACCTGCTGATGCTGAAAGCCAAAaaccag GCCTTCTTGGAGATGAACTCAGAAGAAGCAGCTCAGAACATGGTGGGCTATTACTCCACAGTGATGCCGGTTATCAGACAACAACCAGTCTTTGTCCAGTTCTCCAACCACAAGGAGCTCAAAACGGACAACTCCCCCAACCAGGAG AGGGCCCAGGCGGCTCTCCGGGCCCTGAACTCGTCTCACGTGGACACTGCGGCGCTGGTGGTGGCTCCCAGCTCCGTGCTGAGGGTGGTGGTGGAGAATCTGCTGTACCCCGTCACCCTGGACGCCCTCTGCCAG ATCTTCTCAAAGTTCGGCACCGTGCTGAGGATCATCGTTTTCACCAAGAACAACCAGTTCCAGGCTCTGCTGCAGTACGCAGAGGGGGCGTCGGCTCAGGCAGCCAAAGTG TCTCTGGATGGGCAAAACATCTACAACGGCTGCTGCACTCTGAGGATCAGCTTCTCCAAGCTGACGACCCTCAACGTGAAATACAACAACGACAAGAGCCGCGACTTCACCAGGCCGGACCTGCCGTCTGGAGACAGCCAGCCCACGATGGAGCACCACGCCATGGCCACAGCCTTTG GTCCTGGTATCATCTCAGCTGCACCGTACACTGGAGCAACTCACGCTTTCCAGCCAGCATTCGCTCTCCAGCCTGCAG TCTCCTCCCACTACGCAGGCCTGACGGTCCCCACTCTGCCCGGAACCCTGGCCTCTTTGACGCTCCCCGCTGCTGCCAGGCTGGGATTCCCGGCCATCCCTGCGGGACACTCTGTCCTGCTGGTCAGCAACCTTAACCCCGAG AGAGTTACGCCCCACTGCCTCTTTATTCTCTTCG GTGTTTACGGCGACGTGATGCGAGTGAAGATTCTCTTCAACAAGAAGGAGAACGCTCTGGTCCAGATGAGCGACAGCACCCAGGCTCAGCTAG CTATGAGCCACCTGAATGGTCAGCGGCTGCACGGGAGGCCTCTCCGCATCACTTTATCCAAACACACGAGCGTTCAGCTCCCCCGCGAAGGTCACGAGGACCAGGGTCTGACCAAAGACTACAGCAGCTCCCCCCTGCATCGCTTCAAAAAGCCCGGATCCAAGAACTATTCCAACATCTTCCCACCGTCGGCCACCTTGCACCTCTCCAACATCCC CCCCTCTGTGGTTGAAGAGGATCTGAAGATGCTGTTTTCCAGTTCAGGAGCTGTGGTTAAGGCCTTCAAGTTCTTTca GAAGGACCATAAGATGGCTCTGATCCAGATGGGCTCTGTGGAGGAGGCCATCGAGTGCCTCATCCAGCTCCACAACCATGACCTGGGAGAGAACCACCACCTGCGGGTCTCCTTCTCCAAGTCGTCTATCTGA
- the LOC112136794 gene encoding polypyrimidine tract-binding protein 1 isoform X3 — protein MNTTANGNDSKKFKGDLRGPNVPSRVLHIRKLPIDITETEVISLGLPFGDVTNLLMLKAKNQAFLEMNSEEAAQNMVGYYSTVMPVIRQQPVFVQFSNHKELKTDNSPNQERAQAALRALNSSHVDTAALVVAPSSVLRVVVENLLYPVTLDALCQIFSKFGTVLRIIVFTKNNQFQALLQYAEGASAQAAKVSLDGQNIYNGCCTLRISFSKLTTLNVKYNNDKSRDFTRPDLPSGDSQPTMEHHAMATAFGPGIISAAPYTGATHAFQPAFALQPAVSSHYAGLTVPTLPGTLASLTLPAAARLGFPAIPAGHSVLLVSNLNPERVTPHCLFILFGVYGDVMRVKILFNKKENALVQMSDSTQAQLAMSHLNGQRLHGRPLRITLSKHTSVQLPREGHEDQGLTKDYSSSPLHRFKKPGSKNYSNIFPPSATLHLSNIPPSVVEEDLKMLFSSSGAVVKAFKFFQKDHKMALIQMGSVEEAIECLIQLHNHDLGENHHLRVSFSKSSI, from the exons ATGAACACCACAG CCAATGGCAATGACAGCAAGAAGTTCAAAGGTGACTTGAGGGGTCCCAACGTGCCGTCCAGGGTCCTGCACATACGCAAGCTCCCCATCGACATCACAGAGACCGAGGTCATCAGCCTCGGCTTGCCTTTCGGCGACGTCACCAACCTGCTGATGCTGAAAGCCAAAaaccag GCCTTCTTGGAGATGAACTCAGAAGAAGCAGCTCAGAACATGGTGGGCTATTACTCCACAGTGATGCCGGTTATCAGACAACAACCAGTCTTTGTCCAGTTCTCCAACCACAAGGAGCTCAAAACGGACAACTCCCCCAACCAGGAG AGGGCCCAGGCGGCTCTCCGGGCCCTGAACTCGTCTCACGTGGACACTGCGGCGCTGGTGGTGGCTCCCAGCTCCGTGCTGAGGGTGGTGGTGGAGAATCTGCTGTACCCCGTCACCCTGGACGCCCTCTGCCAG ATCTTCTCAAAGTTCGGCACCGTGCTGAGGATCATCGTTTTCACCAAGAACAACCAGTTCCAGGCTCTGCTGCAGTACGCAGAGGGGGCGTCGGCTCAGGCAGCCAAAGTG TCTCTGGATGGGCAAAACATCTACAACGGCTGCTGCACTCTGAGGATCAGCTTCTCCAAGCTGACGACCCTCAACGTGAAATACAACAACGACAAGAGCCGCGACTTCACCAGGCCGGACCTGCCGTCTGGAGACAGCCAGCCCACGATGGAGCACCACGCCATGGCCACAGCCTTTG GTCCTGGTATCATCTCAGCTGCACCGTACACTGGAGCAACTCACGCTTTCCAGCCAGCATTCGCTCTCCAGCCTGCAG TCTCCTCCCACTACGCAGGCCTGACGGTCCCCACTCTGCCCGGAACCCTGGCCTCTTTGACGCTCCCCGCTGCTGCCAGGCTGGGATTCCCGGCCATCCCTGCGGGACACTCTGTCCTGCTGGTCAGCAACCTTAACCCCGAG AGAGTTACGCCCCACTGCCTCTTTATTCTCTTCG GTGTTTACGGCGACGTGATGCGAGTGAAGATTCTCTTCAACAAGAAGGAGAACGCTCTGGTCCAGATGAGCGACAGCACCCAGGCTCAGCTAG CTATGAGCCACCTGAATGGTCAGCGGCTGCACGGGAGGCCTCTCCGCATCACTTTATCCAAACACACGAGCGTTCAGCTCCCCCGCGAAGGTCACGAGGACCAGGGTCTGACCAAAGACTACAGCAGCTCCCCCCTGCATCGCTTCAAAAAGCCCGGATCCAAGAACTATTCCAACATCTTCCCACCGTCGGCCACCTTGCACCTCTCCAACATCCC CCCCTCTGTGGTTGAAGAGGATCTGAAGATGCTGTTTTCCAGTTCAGGAGCTGTGGTTAAGGCCTTCAAGTTCTTTca GAAGGACCATAAGATGGCTCTGATCCAGATGGGCTCTGTGGAGGAGGCCATCGAGTGCCTCATCCAGCTCCACAACCATGACCTGGGAGAGAACCACCACCTGCGGGTCTCCTTCTCCAAGTCGTCTATCTGA